A genomic region of Gemmata massiliana contains the following coding sequences:
- a CDS encoding EF-hand domain-containing protein, which yields MKRLLLSAVAVAGLTGSVLAVPDAPTLAPAPRGKASQVGALKPDAPALAPAPRGKAPKTTAVSDTFEVLTFTNQRPVRVRVSIFQEGKLMSELWLDRLQKAFDFCDRDGDGFLNEKETRFVFSDQGMVQLLANGFYQPGATGAPTLGTLDKDGDGKVSFDEFVAYYKRTAEQLLREQPVQPDNAQNVSVTEAIFKMLDANGDGKLTKDEVKAVEKLLATRDSDEDECLSMQELSPELFDPNFGGFRGQVAQPPNGGDPTGARSQKVVVYRAGRGPGAITQQGIKRYDKNGDFELTQAEVGFDDLTFRTLDKDGNGSLDGEELDVWRTGEPDLAITLSLAPRAVDCVAKLVNEKEAAAHGFVMKQVENGRIVLHVGKQPIDFWAFAPVAQYSQGTLKQQYAYLFTQAAGTKKYVEDKDLTGPNAVQFQFVRVLFDAADRNGDGKMTKEEFDAYFDLQDSFRNLSLSLTPTIQTPTLFQLLDENRDGRLSVRELRTAWTRLVVLEEPGAEVLTKNIIQPSVALRLARTFDRVYVQQASQVFNVNQNQVVIPTKGPLWFRKMDRNGDGDVSRTEYVGTKEEFDAIDADHDDLISLAEAEAFDKKMREPSEKDKPNAPQPNAKSYLKPLEK from the coding sequence GTGAAGCGCCTCCTCCTGTCCGCTGTGGCGGTCGCGGGGCTAACCGGCTCGGTTCTCGCCGTGCCGGACGCCCCCACCCTCGCCCCCGCCCCGCGGGGGAAGGCGTCCCAAGTTGGTGCGTTGAAGCCAGACGCACCGGCGCTCGCCCCCGCTCCACGGGGAAAAGCGCCTAAAACGACGGCGGTGAGCGATACCTTCGAGGTGTTGACGTTCACCAACCAGCGCCCGGTTCGCGTCCGCGTGTCCATCTTCCAAGAGGGCAAGCTGATGAGCGAACTGTGGCTCGACCGGTTGCAGAAGGCGTTCGATTTTTGCGACCGCGACGGCGACGGGTTCCTCAACGAAAAGGAAACGCGGTTCGTTTTCTCCGATCAGGGAATGGTGCAGTTACTCGCGAACGGTTTCTACCAGCCGGGCGCGACCGGCGCCCCCACTCTCGGTACCCTTGATAAAGACGGAGACGGCAAGGTTTCGTTCGACGAGTTCGTCGCGTACTACAAGCGCACCGCCGAGCAACTCCTGCGCGAGCAACCGGTTCAACCGGACAACGCCCAGAACGTGTCAGTGACCGAAGCCATCTTCAAAATGCTCGACGCCAACGGCGACGGGAAACTGACGAAGGATGAGGTCAAGGCCGTCGAGAAACTGCTCGCCACCCGCGACTCGGATGAGGACGAGTGCCTGAGCATGCAGGAACTCTCGCCGGAACTGTTCGACCCGAACTTCGGCGGGTTCCGGGGACAAGTCGCGCAACCACCCAACGGCGGGGACCCGACCGGCGCGAGGTCGCAAAAGGTCGTCGTGTACCGTGCCGGGCGGGGTCCGGGGGCAATCACACAGCAGGGCATCAAGCGCTACGACAAGAACGGCGACTTTGAGTTGACACAGGCCGAAGTCGGCTTCGACGATCTGACGTTCCGGACGCTGGACAAGGACGGGAACGGCTCCCTCGACGGTGAAGAACTGGACGTGTGGCGGACCGGCGAACCGGACCTCGCCATCACCCTCTCGCTGGCACCGCGGGCCGTCGATTGCGTTGCGAAGCTGGTCAACGAAAAGGAGGCAGCGGCTCACGGATTCGTCATGAAGCAAGTGGAAAACGGGCGCATCGTGCTCCACGTCGGCAAACAGCCGATCGACTTCTGGGCCTTCGCACCCGTCGCCCAGTATTCACAGGGCACGCTGAAACAGCAGTACGCCTACCTCTTCACGCAAGCCGCGGGCACAAAAAAGTATGTTGAAGACAAGGATCTGACCGGCCCGAACGCGGTTCAGTTCCAGTTCGTCCGCGTTCTCTTCGACGCCGCCGACCGCAACGGTGACGGGAAGATGACCAAAGAAGAGTTCGATGCGTACTTCGACCTTCAGGACAGCTTCCGCAACCTCAGCCTGAGCCTGACGCCGACGATACAAACGCCCACACTGTTCCAACTGCTCGACGAGAACCGCGACGGGCGCCTGAGCGTGCGCGAGCTGCGCACGGCCTGGACGCGACTCGTTGTGCTGGAAGAACCGGGGGCCGAAGTGCTCACCAAGAACATCATTCAGCCCTCGGTCGCGCTGCGGCTCGCGCGTACCTTCGACCGGGTTTATGTTCAACAGGCGTCCCAGGTGTTCAACGTCAACCAGAACCAGGTGGTCATCCCCACAAAGGGGCCACTGTGGTTCCGCAAGATGGACCGCAACGGCGACGGTGACGTGTCTCGAACAGAGTACGTGGGCACCAAGGAAGAGTTCGACGCGATCGACGCCGATCACGACGATCTCATCAGTTTGGCCGAGGCAGAAGCCTTCGACAAGAAGATGCGAGAACCCAGCGAAAAGGATAAGCCCAACGCACCACAACCGAACGCCAAGTCGTACTTGAAGCCGTTGGAGAAATGA
- a CDS encoding DUF1501 domain-containing protein gives MSQMNLDRRHLLRVGAVSTAVSMSGWMGQLARAAEEKNTKPKRSCILLWMNGGPSTIDLWDLKPGHENGGPYKEIEAAPALKISEHLPKLAKHGKNLAVLRGMSTKEGDHARGTYLLRTGQLPGFAGIQYPSIGSLVSKELGDPKSELPNFISIAPQRFFAMDAFGPGFLGPVHAPLIVGDGQFNNGQGGNIDQILKVADLDRPKNIDEPTSAARLDMLRDMQEEFATTRPGSMAKSHAAAYDRAIRLMQSEGGKVFDLTQEKNATRDKYGRNLFGQGCLLARRLVEKGVPFIEVTLGNWDTHGQNFDLVKGLSGTLDAAWAALMDDLKDRGLLETTTIVWAGEFGRTPKINQGKGRDHYPNAWSTVIAGGGVKGGQAVGKTSKDGTTVEERVTPAVDFLATVCSALGIDFEKQNMSNVGRPIRIVDKGAKPVTEVLA, from the coding sequence ATGTCCCAGATGAACCTCGACCGTCGTCATCTGCTCCGCGTCGGTGCGGTGAGCACCGCAGTATCCATGTCCGGGTGGATGGGCCAACTCGCGCGGGCAGCTGAGGAAAAGAACACCAAGCCGAAGCGCTCGTGCATTCTGTTGTGGATGAACGGCGGGCCGAGCACGATCGACCTCTGGGACTTGAAGCCGGGTCACGAGAACGGCGGGCCGTACAAGGAGATCGAAGCGGCACCGGCACTGAAGATCAGCGAGCACCTGCCGAAGCTCGCGAAGCACGGGAAGAACCTCGCCGTCCTCCGCGGGATGTCCACGAAAGAAGGCGACCACGCCCGCGGTACGTACTTGCTCCGCACGGGCCAATTGCCCGGCTTCGCGGGCATCCAGTACCCCAGCATCGGCTCGCTGGTCTCGAAGGAACTCGGCGACCCAAAGTCCGAACTGCCGAATTTCATCAGCATCGCGCCGCAGCGGTTCTTCGCGATGGACGCCTTCGGTCCCGGCTTCCTCGGGCCGGTTCACGCGCCGCTCATCGTCGGCGACGGCCAGTTCAACAACGGTCAGGGCGGGAACATCGACCAAATCCTGAAGGTCGCCGACCTGGACCGCCCGAAAAACATTGATGAACCCACGAGCGCGGCCCGGCTCGACATGCTCCGCGACATGCAAGAAGAGTTCGCCACCACGCGGCCCGGTTCGATGGCCAAGAGCCACGCCGCCGCCTACGACCGGGCCATCCGCCTTATGCAGTCCGAAGGCGGTAAGGTGTTCGACCTGACGCAAGAGAAGAACGCGACGCGCGACAAGTACGGTCGAAACCTGTTCGGCCAGGGGTGCCTGTTGGCCCGTCGGTTGGTCGAAAAAGGCGTGCCGTTCATCGAGGTCACGCTCGGTAACTGGGACACACACGGCCAGAATTTCGATCTCGTGAAGGGCTTGTCCGGCACGCTCGATGCGGCCTGGGCCGCGCTGATGGACGATCTCAAGGACCGCGGGCTGCTCGAAACCACCACCATCGTGTGGGCCGGTGAGTTCGGGCGCACGCCGAAGATCAATCAGGGCAAGGGCCGCGACCACTACCCGAACGCCTGGAGCACGGTCATCGCGGGCGGCGGCGTCAAGGGCGGCCAGGCCGTTGGCAAGACGAGTAAGGACGGCACCACGGTCGAAGAGCGCGTCACCCCCGCGGTGGACTTCCTCGCGACGGTCTGCTCGGCTCTGGGCATCGACTTCGAGAAGCAGAACATGTCGAACGTCGGGCGCCCGATCCGGATCGTCGACAAGGGCGCCAAGCCCGTCACGGAGGTGCTCGCGTGA
- a CDS encoding DUF1553 domain-containing protein: protein MPARLRVAAALAALVFPTFSYGAEVAPTPKLVKDPADVLAAMIDRHLAKDWEARGLIPAEQTDDAEFVRRVYLDVVGRAPKASEAREFIESTAPDKRQRLVDHLLRMPGHASHFASVARAQWLPQAATNFQLTQFGIQFETWLRKQYRENTPVDQVVKRIMTVGLTVNAQNPDFRFVQATGNDQDANNIVGFYSANEGKPENVGSAVSRLFLGMKLECAQCHDHPFAPYTRDQFWQFAAFFAEMNPLTGQRPGFIGPLQPQADRNRIGVMGTDRKVTATFFDGTSPQWSLEKSPRQELANWLVSTKNPFFAKNMANRVWAHFFGIGIVDPVDEPGENNPASHPELLKDLGAAFAENGFDNQLLIRAITRTKAYQLSSKMTHPGQADPRRFAKMNLKGLTPSQLFDTLVSATGFREPAFMRNQQNFGFVQPNNPRSQFLAQFANTERATETNTTILQALMLMNGRFIGDQTDLARSELLAAIVDMPGWDTNQRVSNLFLTAFARNPTPEELEKYASYVDRGGAKNDKKQALADVFWVLLNSSEFLFNH from the coding sequence ATGCCTGCGCGCCTTCGAGTCGCGGCGGCCCTCGCCGCACTCGTTTTCCCGACTTTCAGTTACGGTGCCGAAGTCGCGCCCACACCGAAGTTGGTGAAAGACCCGGCCGACGTTCTGGCCGCCATGATCGACCGGCACCTCGCCAAAGACTGGGAGGCCCGCGGGCTGATCCCCGCCGAACAGACCGACGACGCCGAGTTCGTGCGCCGCGTGTACCTCGATGTCGTCGGGCGCGCGCCGAAGGCGTCCGAGGCGCGCGAGTTCATCGAGAGCACGGCGCCGGACAAGCGCCAAAGGCTCGTTGACCACCTGCTCCGCATGCCGGGCCACGCGAGCCACTTCGCGTCCGTCGCGCGGGCACAGTGGCTCCCACAAGCCGCGACCAACTTCCAGCTCACGCAGTTCGGCATCCAGTTCGAGACGTGGCTCCGGAAGCAGTACCGCGAGAACACGCCCGTCGATCAGGTCGTGAAGCGGATCATGACCGTCGGGCTGACAGTTAACGCACAGAACCCGGACTTCCGCTTCGTGCAGGCCACGGGCAACGACCAGGACGCGAACAACATCGTGGGGTTCTATTCCGCGAACGAGGGCAAGCCCGAAAACGTCGGCTCCGCCGTGAGCCGGCTGTTCCTCGGGATGAAGCTCGAATGCGCCCAGTGCCACGACCACCCGTTCGCACCGTATACCCGCGACCAGTTCTGGCAGTTCGCCGCATTCTTCGCGGAAATGAACCCGCTCACCGGCCAGCGCCCCGGGTTCATTGGGCCGCTTCAACCGCAAGCCGATCGCAACCGGATCGGCGTCATGGGCACGGACCGCAAGGTCACCGCGACCTTCTTCGACGGTACCAGTCCCCAGTGGTCGCTGGAAAAGTCCCCGCGCCAGGAACTAGCGAACTGGCTTGTTAGCACGAAGAATCCGTTCTTCGCGAAAAACATGGCGAACCGGGTGTGGGCGCACTTCTTCGGGATCGGCATCGTGGACCCGGTTGATGAACCGGGCGAAAACAACCCCGCGAGCCACCCGGAACTGCTCAAGGATCTCGGCGCGGCGTTCGCCGAAAACGGGTTCGACAACCAACTCCTGATCCGGGCCATCACCCGCACAAAGGCCTACCAACTGTCGAGCAAGATGACGCACCCGGGCCAGGCCGACCCGCGCCGATTCGCCAAGATGAATCTGAAAGGGCTCACGCCGTCGCAACTGTTCGACACGCTCGTGTCCGCGACCGGCTTCCGCGAACCGGCCTTCATGCGGAACCAGCAGAACTTCGGGTTCGTGCAGCCCAACAACCCGCGCAGCCAGTTCCTCGCCCAGTTCGCCAACACCGAGCGGGCGACGGAAACCAACACCACGATCCTTCAAGCACTGATGCTGATGAACGGTCGGTTCATCGGCGACCAGACCGATCTCGCCCGGAGCGAGTTACTCGCCGCGATCGTGGACATGCCGGGCTGGGACACGAACCAGCGCGTGAGCAACCTGTTCCTGACCGCGTTCGCCCGCAACCCGACGCCGGAAGAATTAGAGAAATACGCTAGCTACGTGGACCGCGGCGGCGCGAAGAACGACAAGAAACAAGCTCTCGCCGACGTGTTCTGGGTTCTGCTCAACAGCTCCGAATTTCTTTTCAACCATTGA